Genomic segment of Saccharomycodes ludwigii strain NBRC 1722 chromosome VI, whole genome shotgun sequence:
CATTTAGCAAGCTTAGTGCAGAAACAATTATTTTCACCTCTTGTAATTTTATCTCTTTAATGGCaaaattttgtaataaGTGTAAATCTATTTGTATTCTATGCAAATGTTGTTGAATTCGATGATGATAATTGCTattttgttgctgctgtggtggattattttgaatcattaaatgttgttgttgtaaaGTGTTAGCTTGAGACGTTAAATTCATATGCGTTTTAGCGATTAATTCAGTTTCATCTTCGTcagaaagaaaatttgaTAAACTTACTATGGCAGAGCATCTAACTTCTGGTACTGGGTCCTTTAATGATTTGATTAGAGTtgcaaaaatatcaaactGCCTCTCTAATTTGTTATGCAAACATGCAATCTTGTATAGTGGGTTTCTTTTGTATAATTCACCAACCAAAATGATACACCATTGTCTCAACATTGGTGTATCTGAGACATCAATTAGATTTTTCAAATGTGGTAAGATATCAGCATTAAAACAACATCTCTGGCCAACCTCAAAGTCCCTTGCAAATGAAGTCAAAATAAAGGCAGCCATGGCTTTTTGTTCGTCACTTATGTGAAATGTTTGTTGTTGAGCTGCACTGCCGCTTGAAGCTTGTTGATATCTTTGTGAAGCTGAACTTACCGGAACATTTAAAACCAACCCATTGGATGAGTTTCTACCATTGTAATGTTGTTGCTGAAGTATTTCAGGACACAATATTCGTACAAAATACATATAACCATCCTCTTTAATTAGTTCCTCCTGTGTATTTTCGTGATCAATAGACATGATTCTTGCCCAgataaaaactaaaattgGCTTCATTTCGTTGGAGGGCCCTTGTAACAACTTTAAGACATAGGGGAAAATACCGATtgataaagataaatataCCGCCCAAGGACCCAAATCCaaaaattttgataataaaatcaaagcTCTATTACGGTGTAGTtgtgataataaaacttgTAATACTATAGGCAATTGTTCAGGGGGATTTCTTGTATTTGAACCATATTTCAACCATAGCTCAAATGCTGTTAAgttttgaacaaaaaagtCAGAATACTGCTGATAAGAGGTATTATTAGCCGGTAGATTGCTCaggttgttgttgttgttgttgttgttgttattgttggtattgGAATTCTGAATCAATTGGCTATTACCACCAGCTGTTTGATTCACCAAGGACATTGTACTCAGCGAACCAATACttgatttatatttatttagcACATCGTTCggttttgtttttggatTTAACAACATCTGTTGGGAATCCGGATCTGTTGGATTTTTCATACTTTCTATTAGTTTGGTTAAAACCTGATCAATAGCCAAGTACCATGAGTCCCACATGGGGTGGTCTATAACCGAATTTGGCAAAGGGGGATCGGAGATGGGGTGGCAATTATACGAAGCCATTAATCTTTTCGCCAGTAGAAAATTTCTAAACAAAGCAGCAACAATTAAATCATGTCTAAATAGCTTGTTGAATAATGGTCTGGGTAAAGAAGTCCAAGCAATTGTGTCCGTAATAGCTGTGAAAATCCAATTTAACTCGCCCAAGGGAGTCCTCCTATCTGAACTTTTCCCAGGAATCGTAATATCGGgtaattttgtaaaattcTTTCCATCCGGATTTCTAATATTGTCatgattttgaaataacATTGCATATTTTGTATCTTTCAATGGTGATTGCATCAAATAAACTTTCACACTTATTTCTATAGGTGAAGTTAAACACGCGGTGAATAAATCAGCTGGCAATTCCTCATTCATGGGTAACAGTTCATCTTCTCTACAAGAGGCCAGTTGGAAACATTCCTTGTAGGCTTCGGTTGGAGAAGAAGCTGCTGAATCATGTCTTCCCTCTCTGTCAtcttttaatctttttgcagtaaatttttgaaaattttcaaCAATGTTCCCGGCTTGATTACAATCCCACACATAAATAGCAGGTGCACCCAACCACGTTTGTAAATCATACAAAGATACAGGAATATATTGTGTATATCTTCTATTGAAAACCCAAATTTCACCAGATGGTGTTGGTTTGGGAACACCATGACCATTATAATGGAATAAAACTCTTTCTGTCTTTGCGGCTCTTCTTAGAGTATTGCAAAacctttttaaatcttccACGCAAGGATCTAATGCCTGCTTGTATTTAGTTTTAGATGAAAGCATTTCATAACGAGATTGTAAAGCTTTACCGATTGCCTCGATTGCCTTTTTGGAATCCTGAAAATTTAAGGGATCAACCCAAGATTCCAATATAGCACAAGGTTGTGTTTTGATTACATCTGGTGGATCCACACCTAAATGAAGACATAAAATTAAAGCTGCAGCAACTGTTTTTACTCTTTCTTTTCcgattttccaattttctATTGGCTGGTAAAATTTGTCTTTATCTTGTagtttttccttttctggAACTGGGTTTGCATTTGTTCTATGTCTTTTGTCATCGAAATAAAAGATGAAATTTGTAGCCAATTCAGTTAAATATTGTTCAGATTCGTATTCTTCTTCAAAACCGTGTCTTGGATTTTGGTTCAATGGTTTTAGTAGTATCTGATCAGAACTACTAGATGCAGTCAtgctttaatttttattatttatttactgttttatatatatatatatatgtatatatatatatgtgtgtgtatgtatgtatgtatgtatgtatgtatgtatatatttttgcaATTTACAGAATCAAATAAGAATATGACTATTCCAAATCAGCAATTACAGTGTTCTAACTTACAGTCAAGTTAAAGTAAGATTGGTGAAGAAAGAAcgggaaaaaagaaaaaagaaaaaaaaaatatatatatatatatttatatttagcgtatatacatttttttttttcttttttctttttctttctatcCGTTTGTCTTTTAATAGCTTTTGTTATGTAGCAATAATGCTAATTGCTAgttcaaaaacaaaaacaaaaaagaagacaaaaacaaaaataaaagaaaagttgcTTGCTATTTTACAACGTTAACTTATAGATAATGGCCAGTACAACCCATAATCCCACTGTGTTATTGAAACgcttattttctttaaaggATACCTCTCCTCTATACCTTATTATAGATTCAATGGCACAAACTGCCCAAACTAGTGTATTACACGAGATTGCCTTTCacactaaaaataatacacatAATGCCAAAAATAACGTGAAAATAATCTATATATCGTTCGAAACTTCTAACACTCCATCATATTGCGATGAATTTATAGATGCATCACGTTTTACTTCCACTAAAGAATTATTACATGTTTTAAACTCTGTATtggaaaatggaaaaaaggaaacaacGGATATTTACAGGATTTTATTGATAGTCGATTCAATTAATTACATAAATAATACTGAAATCACAGAATTTATCCAAGCTATTTTCAGTCCACATACTACACTATGTGTGGTTTATCATAAGGATATAGACGAGAACGAAAATCATACTAATAATCCCCTCTATCATCAAAAGCATATGCAAAGTTACTACCCAAACACactaaaattattgaaatatatagctactaatatttttgaaaccTTTCCAAATTTGGATACAAATAAGTATGTTGCggatgaagaagaattgGAAGCCTGTTTGAATGATAAGTTTATTGTTCCAAGAGGATTAAATAACTATCAGTCATATAACTTGACCTTGACAAATAAAAGGAAGTCCGGAAGATCTTTGATATTTGAGTTTGTAATCGATTCCAAAACTCATTCATATATCAACTATAGTGATTACGTAAGGGATAGAAAGCAAGATCGTGCAACAATTTCAGATACATCAATGAATAATCAAGATATGTTTAACGGATTGACAACTTttaatttgaatatttCGGATAAGCAGAAACGTGCTAAAGAGCAGGTTGAATTACCATATTTAGAAGCACAGAATTTTAACTCAGGTGGTGCAATTGTAtatgaatttgaaaaagacGATGATTACGATGAAGAGGACCCCTATGAAGATCCATTTTAGTTTTACTTTTgggtttttcttttttcttttttttttttttttttactctCTCTTTCtcaaacttttattttcatttcaattttaataaatatatatgtgtatacTAAATGTGGATAATATCATTGAACCACGCTAACTATACATAAAAATCAACTCGCCACCCtttttaagtttttcaACTTGCCAACCAATTGACGAATCTTAGATTTGGATGCTATTTCGTCTGCTTTTTGTACAGTGATGAATCTTTTGGTCATCATATTAAATATCATTCCAAAAATCATGGCCATAACAGTCGAAGTTAAAATAATCACATTATATGGCATACTAAAATCTGGTGTACTTAAggataataacaaagtGGGGGTTCTTAGGAAATATATTTCCTCCCTGCCTTTTTTGTGGCTATCGCTACTCCAACCTTTGACCGCAATAAATGCCGACTCGATTTCAAACCCATGGTTAGCATCTGGTGGATATTCTGCATATTTTAACAAGGGTTTATCAAATTGATAGCTCATTGTGATTGTGGTGTTTGCTGGAACATTTAGTTGAAACTCGATATGAGAGGGTCTTTTTCTATCAATTGCGGGTAAGAAATAGGTATCTTTAATTATTTCGCCTAGCTCATCATTAATCGTATTGGCATCTGACTCCAAGCTTAACGAGGACAAGTAAGGCTGCATAAACCATGGTAAACTTTCAAAATAGACAACGTCGATGTTTTTATCAACAGATGGATTCCAGAAGGAAATACGTAGTCCTCCCCTATCTTGACTGTACCCTGTTAAAGATCTTGACACATGAACCGGTGCATGTTCTCTGACACTAACATCCGAGCTATCTTCTGTTTCTATGAAAAAGTCAATTGGCGAATCCACGtttaaattataacaaTTATCACTTGTGCTGAAGTAATCATCtccaattttaataaaaattttccaattctCGGCACTAGCACTAACCATGCAGACCTTTGAATACGTTTCAGATAGCAAATTATTGCCATTCACCTTTTTACCAAATAAATCAGAAAGATGATAATCATAATTACTTTTTTCGGGCAATGGAAAACATTGCACTTCATCGGTGTTTTTTGAACGATCGCATCTTAGTTCGTCACTGGTACTCGGTTTAGGAATAGGATTCTTGTTTCTACTTAGCAACTGAGGGACGTTAAGCACTGTTTCAACCAATATTTCCAAAACATAGTGACAAATACCATCATCAGAACAAATAGTGTCAACTTCTAAAGACATCGAATTCCAAAATGAATCGAATACCTTATGTCCATCTAGTAGGGAAGCAATGCCGGATTTTTCCCTATTTGGCAACAATTTAATGAAGGGTGTTAAATTTTCCGTACAAATTGGTTCATTGGCTAAAGAACCTCTCATCAAAAATAAGGAATTTTCCAAAGGATCAGTCATTGGGATGCTttccaaattatttaaGAAAACATCAGAATTAGATGGGAAAGTGGTTTTTGATGAATCAATAAAATCTATAGATGCACAAAATAATCCGCTCAATTGATTAGTTAATTGGTTCCATTTACTCATAGCATCTGTATTGTTTCTAGCTTCTATTAGTCCCCATATCTCAACACCCGAGCCGCCAGAATTGTAGCCATTATGTGGTAGCTTACCCCAGCTCTTAGAGTCCCACAACCCATGGGTAAATCTTAAAGACAATTTTTTGGTATCTGTCTGTTCTAGGATGGGCGAGATAGACTTGGGGAAAACTGTGTAATGTGTGAATTTACTAGGAtctatgttttttttatttattaagaAATCATTTGAAGCTAATAAAAACTGGAATGaagcaaataaaaaattattgggTAATGGTTCTAATGTAAGTTTTTCCTCAAAcggatattttatttcattttgtGACTCTATAGCAACTAACGATGAAGGTGACGCTAGACAAATATCTATGAAAACGATAACACAAAGTGCTACAAGCGTTATTAATTTGGTTGCTGGGAAGACCATACGTAGAGTTGCTTGATTTCTagtttaatatttctttttttctcctaGGCCAACAAAAAAGGGAAGGGAAAAACGAAAGTAAGAATTATACAATTGAGGTGTTTACAAAGcggaaaaaggaaaatgctagatgataaaaattaaattaaccCATAGTAGAGATGATACATGTATATAAGATGAGAATAAGATTATAAAACAATcatgaatttaaaaaatgaaaataaaaaaaataaaaaataaaaaaaaaaaacattccGAGAAAGCTTTCCAtacataaaatataattgcTTCGGACATTGATAACAGACAAACAAATGAGTAAAATCttcatataaaatatttactaacttatatacacatatattataaattagTTTAcaacacacacacacacacctGAACGctatatcaaaaataatcgGAAAAAATGTCacttatacaaaaaaatgaaagcaAAAATGAATCTAAAAGTGCAAAAAACCTCCTCTCTCAATCTTTCAACATAGCTACAGAAGCTAAAAACCAAATTTTATTGGCAGAAAATGCAAAACGAAAAGATGAACCTCAGAACTTAGAACAGTCGACATTCAAAAGAAACTTGGATGTCGCTGCTAGTAGATTGGGGATCAAacgtaaaaataatgaaggTTCAGATCCTGCCACCACAGACACCAATAAAAAGCCGAAAATAGAGAACGATAAAAATGGTTATCATATTCTTTCCAAGAGCAATAgtaaaattacaaaaaaaactataaatgaaaatgtaATATTGGAAGTTCCTGGCATAAAAGATTTACAATATTTTAAGGCATCTgacaaacaattttttggagagctattatttaaaagaacaGACAAAGTTGAAAAGAGCGAATctgataaaaaattatacaaagTGTTGAAATGTTTATTACGCATAAAGAATGGGCTTCCCTCAAGTAGGAAAGTTGCAATGAAATCATTGGTAGATCATGCAGAAATCTTAGGACCTAAACTTATTTTCGAAAGACTTTTGCCAAttatattagaaaaaacatTGGAAAACCAGGAAAGGTTCGTGTTGCTTAAAACTTTAGATAAGTTGCTTTATAAActccaaaaaaattcaaaaccATTTATTGGAACCATACTAATGGTAATATCGCCTTTACTTTTCAGTGACGATCCTGTTTCCAAAAAGGTTGGAGAAGACGTGACAACAACTTTAGCTCATTCAGTAGGTGCAGCAAACATGATCACTACCATTAGATACAGTGTAGATGACCAAGATGATTATATACGAAACGTGACAGCCAGGATTTTAGCTTTAACTGCAAAGTCATTGGGGCCAGGTAATCTGCTTCCGTTCATTAACGCTGTATGTCACAGCAGAAAAAAGTGGGAGGCAAGACACACGGGTATCAGATCAGTCCAACAGTTGGCTAATTTGATGGGGAGTTCCTTGTTACCCTATTTAAACATTCTTATTGACTGTATCAAGGACGGGTTAGATGACGAAGCTATTCAGGTGAGAATGATCACCGTAAGCTGCATAACTGCCCTTGCCACTGCATCTAGACCCTACGGGTTTGGAAGTTTTGAACCGGTTTTAGAGGAGTTATGGAAGGGTGCAAAATCTCATAGGGGCAAAATGTTAACCTTCTTTTTAAGAGCTATGGCTGCTTTGGTGCCACTTATGGATAAAGAATACGCGAGTTATTATTCGCGAGAAATAATGCGTATTGTCCAAAGGGAAATCGCATCTCCAGATGacgaaatgaaaaaaacgGTTTTATTAACTATACAACGATGTGTTGAAACTGAAGGTGCTGTCACTATTACGTTCTTAAAGGAAGAGCTTGTCCCcagttttttcaaatattacTGGAATCGTCGTATTGCCCTAGACATTGGTATCAGCAAGATGGTAGGGTTTACTACTGTCCTTTTGGCCAAGAAAATGGGTCCAGCCCTTGTGcttcaaaatattatatccCGTTTAAAAGATTCATCAGAACCCTTGCGAGTAATGACAGTTCAATCGATAGACAACATTTTCAAGGAAGTTGAGAATTTCGAAAGAATCAGTACCTCTTTAGAGACTCAGATTGTGGATGGTCTTTTAATTGCATTTCAAGAACAATCTAGCGACACAATGGTTTTTGTGCGTGCGTTTTCAACAGTTGCTTCATATTTGGGAGAAAGAATGGAACAATACCTACCACCAATTATAAGCACCATATTGCACAGGATGAAGAATAAAAGTTCTGTGGTCCGTAAACTTTCTGCAGACCTATGTTGCGAATTAGTACCTGTTTGTAAGAAATGTGGCCAAGAAGAACTATTGTTGAAATTGAATGTCATCTATTATGAGTCTTTAGGGGAAAGCTACCCTGAAGTGTTGGGTTCCGTGCTAAAAGTGTTGAATGGAATAGTTTCCTCCACTCAGGATTTAACTCATCTACAACCTCCCATATCCCAACTTTTACCAACATTGACTccaattttgaaaaactcAAATGTGATAGTTAGCGATAcccttttaaaattaatcagTAATATAGCGCAACGAGCAGCCGATTATATACCTCCAAAGGAATGGATGAGGAtttgttttgaaatattagaaatattGAAGAGTCCTAACAGAAATGTCAGAATACAAGCTAATGAAACATTTGGCTTTATAGCAGAATCAATCGGTCCTCAGGATATATTGGTATCCTTATTAAACAATTTGAAAGTTCAGGAGCGTCAATTGCGTGTGTCAACTTCTGTGGCTATTGGCATTATTGCAAAGAAATGTGGACCATACACTGTTATCCCAGCATTAATGAATGAATACAAAACACCAGATACCAACGTTCAAAATGGTATTCTAAAGGCACTTGCATTTCTATTTGAATACATTGGAGAGTTGGGTTGtccttatatatatttaatttcacCCATCTTGCAAGATGCATTGACAGATCGTGATTTAGTTCACCGTCaaacagcagcaacaattttaaaaaatatttcattaACCTGTCATAGTAATGGTAAAGAAGATTGTTTTATAcatttattgaatttacTATTACCAAACATCTTCGAAACGTCACCACAtgctattattagaataaaGGAAGCGTTAGACGCTGTGAGAATTGCAGTTGGCCCCGGTGTCTTTATGAATTATATCTGGGCTGGGATGTTCCATTCTTCAAGAAAAGTTAGAAAGGCCTTTTGGAgcatttataataatgcGTATGTTCAGCAATGTGACTCTATGGTACCATATTATTTAGACATTAAAGGATATGAAGTTGAAGAACTGAATTATGTATTGTAAGTGATATTCTATATAGATCAAgtcttatatatatatatatatatatatagagagagagagagagagagagatAGATACAGTTTTATcagttatttatttcactATATGTCTGGGCAATATTTCCGTCTTTATTGGCATTTCTTACCGCGTAATCGGTGTCAGTAACCTCGCCACTATTATGTTCATTGTTGTAGTCCTCATTCTCGTTATCGGATTcactttcttcttcttcttcttcttcttcttcttcttcgtcGTCGTCGTCGTCGTCGTCATAatcaatatctttattattgtcatcttcatcttcttcatcctctttttcttcactTGAGGATGATTCTTCCTGAATAATTATCCTTCTTTTCGATTTGGGTTTTGTAGTTGGAATATCAGCAAAAAACTCGTCTAAACTCTTCAATTTATATGATACTTTCGATCTAGATGAATTATAGTTGCCATTTTGATTCTTTATTCTTGTATTTGTGTTTGTGTTTGCCCCTCTCTCAGGATTTCTTTCAAATTCTTTCGATTTCgaaacaaaataatcattCGAAGAAATACCCCTTCTCGATCTGGAATAATCTTTAATCGGTTCTTCCTTGTCTCTCAAAAATGACCCgttgttattttcattaatatcTTCATAAGCCCAGCACTCGCTCTTTTGGAAACTTTTTGTTTCCAAActaattaaagaaatatcCTCCAAGATTTTTGGTTGTTGTTTCGGAGCTTGCAATAACAACGTGGCAATTTGATAATCAAATTTATGAAACAATGAATAATATGTTCTTGTTCTGTCTCTTATGTCATAGTCATCATCAAATTTGGCTAAATCTACTAAAGCTTCAaacatttttgaaaaaacagACTGTTCGAAATCATAATCAATATCAGGAGAAAGAAGTTTTTGGCGATCAATATCATAGCACAAAAGTTTAGAGgaaaaattcaatatttGCAACTTTACAGTAACGGATTGTCCAGCAAATATAGGCAATAAATGGCGTAAAACTTCTGCACCAATCTCATATtttacaaacaaaaattcaCCCAATATCCAGATAATACCCGCTTTTGAATCATCCAAGACCTGCGACATGGTTGAAGAATCAATCAAGACTTTAGCGAGCATCCAAAGTGTTTTGGTATGTGATGCTGGGTTTTTGGATATAATACAACGTAACAAGGTAATCAATGAGTTAGTTATCTCAGTATCGCCTGTATAGTTGTGcgatttaaaaattcttaATAACCATCCCATTATTCTATTTCTGTGTTTATCACTGATATCTTCACATACAGTTAAACATCTAATACTGAGACTCCTGATACTAGATGGCAAAGCAGTACATAGAGCATAATCTTGAAATTCATCCACtataaaatcaatattGTTTGCGTCCACTAAATGTGCCATGATTTGTATCTTCAACgccattattttttgtgaaTCAACAGTtggcaataaaaaaaattttgtcAAGTGCTTGGAAAAACATTCAGGACATTTTACTTCATAAAACAATATGTTTTCGGCCACAAtgcttttaatttgtttgttaGCCATGGAAAAGGATTTAACCAATGCAGAGGAAAGCGGGCTTTGTGCAAAAGCTTCATTTGAAGAAAGTTGGTAAAATGCTTTAGCAGCCGCCAATAACACATATTCATTAAAAGAGTATAATATATTACCTGTcaatgaatttaaaaataattgcaAGTCATCACATTCaggttttaaaaattgtttacAATAGCCTAACAATACTTCAATCACCCTTGGAATGAAAAATGAGTCAAAGTTGCACAAATCTCTACAATACCTACGGAAGTAACCATGTAATAATTCAATGTATTTTGCATCTTCTTCAATGAAGTCTGacaaaagattaaaagCTGGTCCAACAACACGATAGTCCGAATCAGACAACAAATCTTTTAGAGGTCCAACTAAATCAGCACTTGaaagaaactttttttcatacAATCTAGCAAAAGATGTAACAACCACAGATCTTACTTTATAAGAGGTATCTTTAATCATTTCTTTGACAGAGTATAAAACCAATGGATATATAGAGGGGATTTTCATTGAAGACAAAACTTCTAAAGCAAGAGCTCTACCTTCCGGATTTTTATCAGTCAAGCTTTGCTGGATTGAATTAATTGATAGTAAAGCTGTATTTGAGTCAATTTCTGAGAATCTTAACAAGTATATGTAAACCATTCTTCTTGTTTTCAAATCATGAcagttaatattttttaatacatcGGGAAATAAGCTTCCCACCTGGTCTTCTCGTTGAGTGGATATAGAAAACATTAAAGCTTTCAAGGCTTTTTTGACAtctctttcattttttgagTTTAGCAAATCTCTTAAGTCACTTGGTTTTATTGGTTTGTACATACCCTTTGATCCAAGTCTTGAAGAGGCAGCAGCTGCAGCTTCTAGAGTTAAATCTCTTGCTGATTCCAAAGCAGAGGTAATTCTAGAGATAGAATCTGTCATTTTGTTTGcgtatgtttttattaatcgAATGGATAGCCTTGTTATTGATTTAagcttttttctttttctttttctttttctttttctttgtatatgtatatatttttcagtCTAGGTGCTGTTAAAGAgattaacaaataatattaacgaAAGagcccaaaaaaaataaaaataaaaataaaaataaaaaaggtaaaaaaaaaaaaaaataaaaatataaagccGAAAAAGTATTTGTCCGAGTATTACAGGACAAATTGTTTCCAaaacccttttttttttttttttttttttaatgctGCGTGTGGCGTCaagtattatttatatatttgaatCAAATTACACAACCCGTGCCATATAATGTTAAGGTTAGATCAAATCAACTATTTCATGTAAAAACTACTATGTTACATCTCCCATAAGATAAAgaggaaaataaagaaaaaaataaaaataaaaataaaaataaaaataaaaacatggGTGTCCATGGATTATGGGAAATCGTTGAACCAACATCTAAACCCGTTCGTTTAGAATCGCTTGAAGATAAAAGATTAGCTGTTGACGCATCTATATGGATATATCAATTTCTAAAGGCAGTTCGAGATACCAAAGGGGATGCCTTGCAATATTCTCATGTGATCGGCTTTTTTAGACGTATATGTAAATTATTGTATTTTGGTATCAAACCAGTCTTTGTATTTGATGGTGCAGTGTCCCCCTTGAAAAGGGAAaccattaataaaagaaaggaaattAGACAAGGAAAGAGAGATAGTGCAGCTAAAACggctaaaaaaatattggctTTGCAATTACAGCAATCtgttgaaaagaaagaacCCGTGTCCATAGACACTTCCTCTCCACtgggaaaaaattatagagGAAACGATGAATGGGAATTGCCAAAAATTGAAggatttaaatataataaaagtgatGGGAGAATAGCTAGTGTCAAAGAATTTCAAGCTGTTATTGACAATGTTGATGATGAATTGGATGGTATAGATTTGGATTCTATAAATCCGGCCTCCAAAGAGTTTGACAATTTACCAAAATCCACACagtatattattttaaatgcACTTCGTTTAAAATCAAGATTAAGAATGGGCTATTCCAAAGAACAATTAGAACACATTTTCCCAAATAGTATGgaattttctaaattccAAATAGATATGGTTAAAAGAaggaatttttttactcAAAAACTAATAGATTCAACTGGTCTACATGGGGAAAGCACGTTGTTAAATGGAAAAATTGCAAGCGAAAAGAATAAAGAGTACAAATTAATTCGTTCGGATAATGGATGGGCATTATCCTTACAAAATGACGATGGTTCTAGCGTTAAAAAGGCTATTAACCTTGAGGACGAAGATGAGAGTGATgaggatgatgaagatgacaTAAAATGGGAAG
This window contains:
- the HSH155 gene encoding U2 snRNP complex subunit HSH155 (similar to Saccharomyces cerevisiae YMR288W | HSH155 | Human Sap Homolog), translating into MSLIQKNESKNESKSAKNLLSQSFNIATEAKNQILLAENAKRKDEPQNLEQSTFKRNLDVAASRLGIKRKNNEGSDPATTDTNKKPKIENDKNGYHILSKSNSKITKKTINENVILEVPGIKDLQYFKASDKQFFGELLFKRTDKVEKSESDKKLYKVLKCLLRIKNGLPSSRKVAMKSLVDHAEILGPKLIFERLLPIILEKTLENQERFVLLKTLDKLLYKLQKNSKPFIGTILMVISPLLFSDDPVSKKVGEDVTTTLAHSVGAANMITTIRYSVDDQDDYIRNVTARILALTAKSLGPGNLLPFINAVCHSRKKWEARHTGIRSVQQLANLMGSSLLPYLNILIDCIKDGLDDEAIQVRMITVSCITALATASRPYGFGSFEPVLEELWKGAKSHRGKMLTFFLRAMAALVPLMDKEYASYYSREIMRIVQREIASPDDEMKKTVLLTIQRCVETEGAVTITFLKEELVPSFFKYYWNRRIALDIGISKMVGFTTVLLAKKMGPALVLQNIISRLKDSSEPLRVMTVQSIDNIFKEVENFERISTSLETQIVDGLLIAFQEQSSDTMVFVRAFSTVASYLGERMEQYLPPIISTILHRMKNKSSVVRKLSADLCCELVPVCKKCGQEELLLKLNVIYYESLGESYPEVLGSVLKVLNGIVSSTQDLTHLQPPISQLLPTLTPILKNSNVIVSDTLLKLISNIAQRAADYIPPKEWMRICFEILEILKSPNRNVRIQANETFGFIAESIGPQDILVSLLNNLKVQERQLRVSTSVAIGIIAKKCGPYTVIPALMNEYKTPDTNVQNGILKALAFLFEYIGELGCPYIYLISPILQDALTDRDLVHRQTAATILKNISLTCHSNGKEDCFIHLLNLLLPNIFETSPHAIIRIKEALDAVRIAVGPGVFMNYIWAGMFHSSRKVRKAFWSIYNNAYVQQCDSMVPYYLDIKGYEVEELNYVL
- the GPI16 gene encoding GPI-anchor transamidase subunit GPI16 (similar to Saccharomyces cerevisiae YHR188C | GPI16 | GlycosylPhosphatidylInositol anchor biosynthesis); its protein translation is MVFPATKLITLVALCVIVFIDICLASPSSLVAIESQNEIKYPFEEKLTLEPLPNNFLFASFQFLLASNDFLINKKNIDPSKFTHYTVFPKSISPILEQTDTKKLSLRFTHGLWDSKSWGKLPHNGYNSGGSGVEIWGLIEARNNTDAMSKWNQLTNQLSGLFCASIDFIDSSKTTFPSNSDVFLNNLESIPMTDPLENSLFLMRGSLANEPICTENLTPFIKLLPNREKSGIASLLDGHKVFDSFWNSMSLEVDTICSDDGICHYVLEILVETVLNVPQLLSRNKNPIPKPSTSDELRCDRSKNTDEVQCFPLPEKSNYDYHLSDLFGKKVNGNNLLSETYSKVCMVSASAENWKIFIKIGDDYFSTSDNCYNLNVDSPIDFFIETEDSSDVSVREHAPVHVSRSLTGYSQDRGGLRISFWNPSVDKNIDVVYFESLPWFMQPYLSSLSLESDANTINDELGEIIKDTYFLPAIDRKRPSHIEFQLNVPANTTITMSYQFDKPLLKYAEYPPDANHGFEIESAFIAVKGWSSDSHKKGREEIYFLRTPTLLLSLSTPDFSMPYNVIILTSTVMAMIFGMIFNMMTKRFITVQKADEIASKSKIRQLVGKLKNLKRVAS